Proteins encoded in a region of the Planococcus shixiaomingii genome:
- the mmuM gene encoding homocysteine S-methyltransferase produces MNPINQILTNFPIMVLDGAMATELERYGCNLNDRLWSAKIVMENPELIKKVHLDYFQAGADCAITASYQATIQGYQERGLSEEEAIGLIQKSVQLAAEARDEFWNQLKDKSTRPKPLVAASVGPYGAFLSDGSEYRGDYSIGEDELVAFHKDRIRVLVEAGADVLACETLPCLAEAKAIMKVLKDFPEVYAWFSFSAKDGYHISDGEKISSCAEWLDGEEQAAAIGINCSAPQFIESLINEVKSRSSKPIIVYPNSGEEYDATSKTWNEELQENPFSSNTQRWHEAGAQIIGGCCRTTPEDIAAITGWAR; encoded by the coding sequence GTGAACCCGATAAATCAAATTTTAACGAACTTTCCGATCATGGTTCTTGACGGCGCTATGGCGACAGAGCTTGAGAGGTATGGATGCAATTTAAATGATCGTTTATGGTCGGCAAAAATCGTAATGGAGAATCCGGAATTGATAAAGAAAGTTCATCTGGATTATTTTCAGGCCGGTGCAGATTGCGCGATTACTGCAAGCTACCAGGCGACGATTCAAGGATATCAAGAAAGAGGGCTGTCGGAAGAAGAAGCAATTGGGTTGATCCAAAAATCTGTTCAACTTGCAGCAGAGGCCCGTGATGAATTTTGGAACCAGTTAAAGGATAAGTCCACCAGACCGAAACCGTTAGTTGCAGCATCTGTGGGTCCATATGGCGCTTTTCTTTCAGATGGCTCTGAATATCGCGGTGATTATTCTATTGGAGAAGATGAACTGGTCGCCTTTCATAAAGACCGGATAAGGGTATTGGTGGAGGCAGGAGCAGATGTTTTAGCGTGTGAAACCCTTCCTTGTCTTGCAGAAGCAAAAGCGATCATGAAGGTTCTAAAGGACTTCCCAGAGGTCTATGCCTGGTTCAGCTTTAGTGCAAAGGATGGCTACCACATAAGTGATGGAGAAAAGATTTCCAGCTGCGCTGAATGGCTGGATGGAGAAGAGCAAGCAGCTGCAATCGGAATCAATTGTTCAGCGCCGCAGTTTATAGAGTCATTGATCAACGAAGTGAAAAGCCGCTCCTCTAAACCGATCATCGTTTATCCAAATTCAGGTGAAGAGTACGATGCGACAAGTAAGACATGGAACGAAGAGCTTCAGGAAAACCCTTTTTCCTCTAACACGCAACGCTGGCATGAAGCTGGCGCCCAAATCATCGGAGGTTGCTGCAGGACAACTCCTGAGGATATTGCAGCTATTACAGGATGGGCTCGTTAA